ATGTAAGATGTTATGGGTTTTACGTGATACACAAGTGAAGAGATCAATGCTTCATTCTTGTACTTGAAAATGGGTATGTGGGATGTGAAGTCTATCCTGTTTGATAAGTCAACGTTTTAATTTGTATCATGTATgtactgactgtgtgtgatAGAATTCACATGTTTGGGATTTATTCAAGTGCATTAAATGGTTGGATCTGCCAAATATTGAGTAGTTTGCAGCTTAGTTATGCCTTATTACACTTTTTGTCCAGAAGGAAAATGGTTGTTTGAACTCTGATGGTAGTTAAACTAGGTCATTGAGCACTCCATGAGCTAGTAAAATGAAAGTTGAAGATGTAACCTGCATGATAAGTAGAACCGGATAAGGGTCAGAGTTTAACCAATTACATTCGTCCAGTTCCATTTAGCTGTATCAGCACATAAGGCTGCATGTATGATACCTTGTTACCATATGAAGCCTTATTTACACTTGTGCTTTTCGACATGACAGCAAAATGTACTAAATACTCCCTTCACTAGTTGTACTAAATGTAAATACTGATGCCTTTAAAGGAAAGGAACAAATCTCAAATGCACTAGGTGGTTAGAATGGTTTGTAAAGTTATTCTAAATTGAAGACTCCACCTATCACGTGTTAAACAAGGACCCAAAAGCaggtttaaagtttaaactaGGTGAGGTCAAgataatgtgatttaaaaaaaaaaaacgacctaATGAGGTCATGCTGTTTTAAGTGTACTGCCCCTTTAACCGCCGAAGTGAGGCAGTGACATCCTTACGTTACGTTCTGTACATCTGTGCTGTATCTTTCACAGCAACTAAAGTCTATTCACGTTTTTTCGGCAATACGTCGTCGCTAATATCAGCaaacttattttgaaagtcCAACATCGACAACTCAGGTAGGTCTTTATGTCACCTTGCTTCCCCCTCCGTCGTGTAGCCTTATTGAGCCAAAACTGGGATGAAGTGACGGACACTTGGTTGCTGACAATGCATAGCAACCATGATAGCAACCAGAAGGGCTCTTTGGTAATGCAACGTTAAATTGTTGTAAGCAATCTAGTTGATGATCGCCATCGTCAGCATAAATACAACCTATCGCTTAATCATAAATTATCCGTCTTAATCGCAGCCACCCTCATTGAATAAAGATAACCAACGTTATGTCACTATAAGGAAAGTGGACTGCTTTgcaattgttttcttttgtatttaaatCTGATGCACACTGAATTAAAAGATTTTTAACCCTCAACTACAAGTGTCAGTAAGAAAAATATAGTAGGCAAAAATAAGGTTTTATTATTGCACTTATATTccttattattataatatatatatttcttacattccttattatatttaaaaaataaggtTTTATTATTGCACTTATATTccttattattataatatatatatttcttatattccttattatatttaaaaaaaaataaggttttattttacctataataaaaatggaaagaaacaaGAATACTTGTCGGGGAAATGTATTAGGTTATGTATTATAACAGTTATTTGATGGTGACTTGGCATGCTCCTGTAAAGCTGCTGTCTCCAGAACTCCTGCATAAATGTAAACAGAATGAAGTGACACAAAACTGCATCAGCTTTTTTTAAGTAGCTTACTGGTCAAGGTCGATTATTAGCAGTTGTCTACTCTTATTTTGTCTAAGCTGTATAAGGGTTTATAGCCTTTTATCCACCAAATCCTGCCTTGTATTTTTTACCTGCAGATCCACCTCACGTGTTCACTGTCTTAATTAATACAGAAATGAGTTCTCAAATCCGACAAAACTTCCACCAGGACTGCGAGGCTGCCATTAACAGACAGATCAACCTAGAGCTCTATGCCTCATATGTTTATCTCTCTATGGTAAGAAGATGCAATGTGCATATTTTCTCCCCAAAGCTCATAGCTCATTctgtttgacaaaacagttttgtttttgttttttttaggcttaCTATTTTGATAGGGACGACAAATCCCTACCACATTTTTCTAGGTTCTTTCAAGCACAGTCTAAAGAAGAACGGGAGCATGCAGAGAAGCTGATGAGTCTGCAGAACAAGCGAGGAGGCAAGATTtttctgcaggacatcaggGTATAACATTGTACTTTTTTACTTCCTTAAAGTGTTCAGAATATTAATTTTTCCTTCACTGTGTCTATGTACTAACTAACGCCTAAATACCTTTAGGGCGAATTTATGAAGCAGTGATTCACATGTTGGTTATTTTTGTAAAATCTGTATAACATTGGTGTTATATTGTCCTGCATTATTAATGTCATTTGCAGAAACCTGATAGAGATGAGTGGGGCAGCAGCCTGGAGGCCTTGGAGTGTGCTTTGCAGCTTGAGAAAAGTGTAAACCAATCCCTGCTCGACCTGCAGAAAATAGCGACAGAACACAATGACCCTCACGTAAGAAGCAGAGTAAAAGGCCACGACGCAGATCTGCTGCCTGAATATTATTCTGTCTCCATCCAGGATGTTTTCTGCTATCCTAGCCGGTGCTCGGATGCCTGTGTTCATTATGCATTTATCTTGAAATTTATTCTAAAAATAAGCTTTGAAGGCGACTGTCTCCCcacgattaaaaaaagaatcccgtctgaagtgtgttttaaacaaaaagaaaagctctgGGATCACTGATACTGTGCTTTAATGTATCAAAGCATGCTCGCTAACCAAGTGGcagaaaaatacatcaaaactaAAAGATATGCTAATGACAGGAGATGTGCTTTGGCAGTGGCATTATCATCATGTAAAACGATTAATGTAAAGGACATTTTGAAGCAACAATTTCAAGTTGAGCTAAAAGCATACATTACCACTTCTTAATGTGCTTCAGGCGACTGTTTtgctcaaaaaacacaaaggaaaaatgTCTGTATGAAAAGTCTGTAAAACTATATAATAATATGGCGGGTGAAGAGCAGACACTTGGCTTCTGAAATTGAATTGGAGACGTAACCGAGTCAGACTGCAGCTGGATTCTGTGTGCTTTTCATGCAATGTATGCTGTTTGGATGACCTGACACTGTAGTAACATgattattctgtcttttttatgtGCAGGTGTGTGACTTCATAGAATCACATTTTCTGGGCGAACAGGTCAAATCTATCAAACAGCTTGCTGACTGGATATCCAACCTGCGTCACATGGGAGCCCCCCAGAGTGGCATGGCGGAGTATCTCTTTGACAAACATACCATGGCTGAGGAGGGAAGTTAAACTAAACTGACCATTCATCCTGTCCCTGACATGTCCTCCTTATAATACAGATACCACTgctttactttgtgtttgtgagcacTGTCAACTGCACACGTTTCAGATAGCACTTTAGACAATGACCTTACTTTATGTTACATTCCTGATTCGTGgtgttttgtgaaaacattgAATTGATGCCAACGATGTATTCATATCATCTGATACTGTACTGATAATGTTTTAAAGTAACGAGACAAAATGCTAcaatttctatttatttaaatgaagtTAAAGTGATTGCTTATTGGCAATTACTGGAATCATGTGCAATGACATTATAAAGTAATAATTCAGGGTATTGCTATTCTAATTTCTTATTATGAGAACTTGTAATATATTCATTTTGCTTTCAATAACTGATATCTGTATTGTGAACATATACATCCAAAGTAGGTAGATAAATACATAAAGAAATGACAATAATAAATCAACATTACATCCCTTTTCATACCAGGAGTTTCCATCTTACAACCCTAAAGTATGATATTCATGACGCTGCATTCCACaccttttaaattaaaacataccTCTTTTTTATAATAagcttttatttatcatttttttctccagttttaATAACTCAGCGTTATGAAGTACATATAATATTCCGGATAAATATTGTGTTAAAGATATTTAAAGGGTATAATACAACCGATAGCTGCTGTTATAATTGATCTACTTTATACAAAGAGTTTGccgttctttctttttttcgaGTTAGTAAATCTcagttatttatatatttaagatgTGTTATTAGCTATTGGCGTACTCACTCATATTCACAAGTACAGGGTATACAATGACTGTGTAGGCTGACAACACAGTAACCTGCAATAAATGACACTTATCTGAACACACTGATGAGACGGAGAACCCCTGAAGATTATTCCTCAATTCTCTTTTAGTGGTGTATAGTGAATTTGCGATGAATTGCTTAAGCAGTGTGCTTGTATAAATACAGTTACATAGttataaaatgtaattcaatttttcattttgtattgcaaaaataaaagaaaaagaccaATGAAACAACATGATGCTAATATTTATTAAAGAGGAAATTAGAAACGATGCTCAACACAATATACAAATTCTACCTCCTTGCCGCTGAACATCAGAGGAAACTGGAACGTATTTCTAATTTTCTTTCATAGTTGACTGTTAAATCTCATATGGTGCTTTTTGAATCACAAGTAGGTTAAGTGTTCTGTAAGGGTTTACATGTAAGTAGAGATTAACTTTGTGTTTACAGTTGTGCACAGTGCTACAAATAACTGTAATGCATTTCAGATTGTAACACCGATCAGTACATGTTTAgctgaaatattttcaattcCACATGTGATGCGAAAACAGTCAGTCACACCCTCTTTTCTTAGTCCTGATCCCTCCCTCCTGCCGCCTTTTTCACCCCACCGTCCACCAAAACACCTAGTAGGTCTCCTTCAGCCAATGAGATTCCTGAATCATTGGGTGAGTGTTGCTGATTGGTTTCTTGTTGCGATGATGCTGCAGTGgaaactgtgttcatgttattGCTCAACCCGCCATTGGTGCCCCCGTTGCTTGCCCTTGTGTTGGCACTAAAGTTCCCATGGTTACTAAAATTACTGTGACTTGTACTGTTACAGAGACTTCCTGTTGTGCCAGTGCCGTTGGTGCTTGTTGCATTAATGCTGCTAGAGCTGCTGTTGGGATTACTGGGATTTGCTGACGCTGCTGTGCGAGACGGAGGAGTGAACGAGAACACCCTTTCTCCTCCGCTTCCTGTTGCCCGAGCACTCAGAGGTCCAGGTTGGCTTTCGCCTGAGGGGAGGATGTCCAGCGTTAGGCGGGGATGTGGAGGTCGGCGAGACAGCAGGCCATGCCCGGGTCTGAGTTTAGATATTGGGCAGAGTTCAGGTGGGGGGTCGGGAAAGGAGAAGGTAGGAGCAGTTGGAACCCCGCTATCCTCACTCAACCAGGGGAACGCAGACgatggaggtggagggatgTGGTTCGGGGTGTCGGGAGGCAGCATCTGTGAGTTGGCCATTGGGTGAGCAAGGGAGGTGCAGCTGCGGTCCCACTCATTCTGAGGTCGCCGGGCAGGTCGAGGGCGAGGCACTGCAGGGGGGATGCAATGGATGGGTGTTTGCGGGCAGCTGTAGAAACCAGGTCTCTCATACAAGGGAATGGTGGAGAAGGCATAGTCTGGATCTCGCTCTTGGTTCAAAGGCTGGCGGGCTGACTCTGGGTGCAGAAACAGTGGGAAGCGTTTGTGCGGAGCTCCAGGGCGGCGGCGCAGCAGAGAGACCCGGGTGGAGCGGTGAAAATTGGGGGACTGTACACCGAGAAGACGACCCAGCCCTCCAAGCAGCGGAGTGGAGTAGTTGGCTTCCTCATTCTCTTTTATTTGCCCCAGATTGGATTGAAACTCCATCTCCTCCTTGGGAACACTAGTTTGGATCAAGTAGACGGTTGTGTGATGGTTAGCAAAAGCGCCTAATAAGAATtgtctgaaagaagaaaaagaaacatcactGAACCTGATATCCAGGGCTGAGCCCATAAAGGAGGGTTTGCGATGTTCAGCGCTGGCAGCTGTGTACGGAGGCTGAGGTTCAGATTCATTCCAGTACATATCCCTCTCCACCAGCGGGAGACTGTCATACATGTCATCCACAGACAACAAGGACACCTGAGAGACAACGGAAACCAAAAGAAGTATGTCGACACCGCCTCTGTCtgcattagatttttttttctaagcgTTGAGAAATGAAATCAAACCTGTAGATTGCGATCAACAAGCCAGTTGGTTTCaaagtcatcatcatcttcaccaaaAGGATTTATGAGCTGCTCAGCCACCTAAAACCATGAACAGAAAACTGATGTACAGTAGCTTGGTaatggaaaaatgaaaacaatttctTGCACagtacaataataataataataaaataataactctATTTATACAGCAATTTTTAAAAGTCGAGGTACAAAGTGTTTTCTACAGCTGTTGGGCCCAAACTGCAAAGGTTTGGTCATCTTTTGTGACAGGTCGAGCTATGGGAACCACTGGTAGGGAACTACTGGACGATCTCCGGCAGCAATAAGGCTCATAGGGAGTTAACAGATCACCTACTGTATATAGGGTTGGACCTGGCCATTTAATGCTTTAACAACAAGCAATAAGATCttcaaatcaatttaaaaactcaCAGGTAGTGAAGGGAAGAAAGGACGAGTGTAATGTGGTTACTTCTCTTGCTTTGTGTTAAAAGCCTGGCAGcagcatttttaattaattgcaGTCTTTGGATGATCCGCTTGCTGATGCCAgaataaaaagcattttaatAGTCGAGTCTATTTTGGTTTACTGTGTCAGTTGAGCAAAGCAAGACTGCATAACTAAAGTCACCGATGTCAAAAGATTGGTCTGAGAAAATGCCAAATAGACTCACTGGGGGAGAATTATTAATGTAGCTATAGTGCTGGAGCCAGAGGGAGTAGTAATAAGAACTTCAAATTTAAATTCTAAATTTCATTTAGCTGTAGAACGGTTTTGACATCCAGCTTTTAAATAAGTTGTGCCATGTTTTAACGAGTCTAGACTCCCCGGCTTCAGTGATAAAATGGTGACAAATCCATTACATTTTGTGAGTGAAGTAAACAAGAAACTGCTCACATTACTCTGGTGAGGATTGGACAGGTTGTTCAGACAGAGGACCAGTCACAGCTTTTACTGATTTAATCAGGATTCCAGGGTTATTATCATGATCAGCAATGAgctgtgaaaaatatgtgttcCTTGCTTCTTCGACTTTACACTGGTGCATAAACATTAAGTGTTAAAATACATGAAAGGAAGCACTTTGTTCTTCATATTCCACTTCCTCTCTGCCTTCCTACATTGCCCCTTAAAAACCCAGATTTCCTCATTCGGAGGGCGGTTTTAGCTTTTAGTTTCTGATGGTGGAACCATGTTTGCTGCTAACAGGAAATGTGTTTGAAGCAGTAAAAGCTCGACAAAAGCTGGGAATGATCAGTGTAGTGAGTTTGTGGCCCAGAGACATGAGTGGAATATGGAAAAACACAGCCCTGTGGTCAAAGACGGCAAAGTCAGCCAGGTTCACAGCATCCGCACAGAAACCATGAGAGATCACAAGAGCAAGTGTTTGTCGTTGGTTGTGACTCGGAAGTATCCGCAGAAATTCCTTACCTTCAGCCAACCAACATAAAAGAAGAACTGCAACAGGGTGAAAACAGGCAGGTAGAAGTCCACATCGTGACCAGGGTATCCCTGAGCTGGATCCAAGAACTGGCGACCAATCAGACAAGCCAGGAAGAAGCTGTAGACCGCCACTGTCACCACCtactcaaacaaacagacaagtcaAGTCTGGAAGTGATTCAGCACTACCTTTTGAGGAAATAATCTCTTGTTAACAGATAGCATTGTGTTTTCCAAGCTTATGTTTTCAATTtgaatcaattaatcaatttaaGTATATGATTATTGTTGTACCACACATACTCAGATTCTTTATAGCCAAACTGGTGTCCTTATATTTGTTAAGCATTTATTTCATTacaattttcctttttataaGAAAAGTTTTGAAGTTATTTATGACTAAATTAAGCTACTGAATCTTGTTCCACCAACAAGGCATCAACTCTAGTTCTAGCACATTGTATCAACAAACCTGAGTGTAGACAAGAGGCAGGCTGATCCAGTCATAGCCGTACAGCTTCATACACTTTGCCCGCAAACTATTCAACTCctgaatagagaaaaaaaaaggacagacatAACCAATTTACAACAATGCTTTAGAGTTTAAAtggcagcagagagacagagatgttCAGGCTCTAGAGCTTCAGACCTACAGTGAGAATGGCGGTGAGTGCCACGTCATTGTTGATGCGGCCCTCGGTCCTAGCCCTCAGAGCCAGACTGACAAACCACATGCAGGGAACCCAGAACTTGTTGTGGGGAGAAGGCAAGTCCTCTAGGTTTTTCAGCTCCTCTGAGGTCATCAAACCTGTGAAATGCCGAAAGGGACGCAaggcaaaaagacaaaaagagaccACAGTTGTGTCCAGGAGCACCATTCTTTGCTGTTTCcttaagacttaaaaaaaaaaaatgcaaacagatCTAGCCGCTTTGGACGCACTAACAAGTGTGACCTTGGATGGTTTTATTGACAACAGCTTACCGGCCTGCACCAGATGCTCCATGGTGGGAAACCTCTTGTAGACGGCAGTGCTGACAGAGCGGTAGATAAGCACACCCGAGAGATTTGCGTAACGCATCAGAGTTCGTCGGGTCAGTCTGGAGGGCTCATCGGCTCCTTGAACATGACCGCCTACTAATGCCGCCAACCGGTCTGGCCAGGGGACGTTCTCAAACTGGCCCCACCAACGGGACACAACCAAGGTTACATAAAAgcctgtcaaacaaacaaacaaacaagta
This genomic interval from Labrus mixtus chromosome 4, fLabMix1.1, whole genome shotgun sequence contains the following:
- the fth1b gene encoding ferritin, heavy polypeptide 1b isoform X1, whose product is MSSQIRQNFHQDCEAAINRQINLELYASYVYLSMAYYFDRDDKSLPHFSRFFQAQSKEEREHAEKLMSLQNKRGGKIFLQDIRKPDRDEWGSSLEALECALQLEKSVNQSLLDLQKIATEHNDPHVCDFIESHFLGEQVKSIKQLADWISNLRHMGAPQSGMAEYLFDKHTMAEEGS
- the fth1b gene encoding ferritin, heavy polypeptide 1b isoform X2 gives rise to the protein MPHMFISLWFFQAQSKEEREHAEKLMSLQNKRGGKIFLQDIRKPDRDEWGSSLEALECALQLEKSVNQSLLDLQKIATEHNDPHVCDFIESHFLGEQVKSIKQLADWISNLRHMGAPQSGMAEYLFDKHTMAEEGS
- the best1 gene encoding bestrophin-4, which encodes MTITYSRRVADAGLGTFFHLLLRWKGSIYKLLYRELVIFTLLYYFFSIVYRFVLNDVQRRLFEKLSLYCDRYAELIPVSFVLGFYVTLVVSRWWGQFENVPWPDRLAALVGGHVQGADEPSRLTRRTLMRYANLSGVLIYRSVSTAVYKRFPTMEHLVQAGLMTSEELKNLEDLPSPHNKFWVPCMWFVSLALRARTEGRINNDVALTAILTELNSLRAKCMKLYGYDWISLPLVYTQVVTVAVYSFFLACLIGRQFLDPAQGYPGHDVDFYLPVFTLLQFFFYVGWLKVAEQLINPFGEDDDDFETNWLVDRNLQVSLLSVDDMYDSLPLVERDMYWNESEPQPPYTAASAEHRKPSFMGSALDISVPKEEMEFQSNLGQIKENEEANYSTPLLGGLGRLLGVQSPNFHRSTRVSLLRRRPGAPHKRFPLFLHPESARQPLNQERDPDYAFSTIPLYERPGFYSCPQTPIHCIPPAVPRPRPARRPQNEWDRSCTSLAHPMANSQMLPPDTPNHIPPPPSSAFPWLSEDSGVPTAPTFSFPDPPPELCPISKLRPGHGLLSRRPPHPRLTLDILPSGESQPGPLSARATGSGGERVFSFTPPSRTAASANPSNPNSSSSSINATSTNGTGTTGSLCNSTSHSNFSNHGNFSANTRASNGGTNGGLSNNMNTVSTAASSQQETNQQHSPNDSGISLAEGDLLGVLVDGGVKKAAGGRDQD